The Arthrobacter oryzae DNA window CCTGTGGCGCTGATCCCGCCGAATTCGAGTGGCCGGTCCCGGTTGATCAGGTCCTGCACGCCGGCCACTCCGGCTTCGGCGCGGGCGTAGATGACGCCGCCGGTGCCGTTGACGACGACGGGCTTGAGGTCCTCGAAGGAGTACTTCACGGCCGAACGGCCCAGCACCCACGGCACCACTGTCGATGCGGTCCCGACGAGGATCTCCGTGCCGTCGGTCTTGGCGGACCGCGCGAACCGGTTGGTGCCCAGGATGCCTTCGCCGCCGGCTTCGTTCACGGGCGCAAACCCGGGACGGCCCGGGACGTAGTTTGTCAGTTCGGTCCCGATGAAGCGCGCCCAGGTATCCGTTCCGCCGCCGGACGCGAGGGGGATCAGGAACTCCAGGGTTTCTCCGCTAAAGTCCCCGTCCTCGGTGCTGGACGGCGGGTTCAACAGGCTTCCGCCCAGGACGGTGGTCGCAGTGCCCAGCAGCGCGAAGGCGCCGACGGCGGCAAGGATGGTGCGCCGGGAGTGCTTGGGCGGATCGGGCTGCTCCGTTGGTTCAGCCTGCCCGAATGCCTGGCCCGTGGTGCTTTCGGGGGAGAGCCCGGGCGGCTCCAAGGATGACTTATTGCTCGTCATTGAGGAATCCTTTGGTTAGTGCCTTCCTCAATGCAACACCACTTCGGGTCAACGGGAGGAAGGCTATTTTTTTGGTTCCGCTTACCAGGACTCTGGCAGCAGCAGTTCTGCGTCAGCGATGCGCCGGGAGCTTCGGATGGTTCCGACGACGGGGACGCCGTCGCGGATCTCCGCCCATGTCTGGACGAGCCCGGCCGGGGTGCGCATGATCAGCCCGGATGAGCCGTCAGCTGTCAGGAGCTCCCGGACCACGGTGCCTTCGTGCTGTGCGGCCATCGTCAACGCGACGCTTCCTGTAATGGCCAGGGCGGGATGGAGCCTGCCCATGGAGAGCATCCTCACGTTGAGGTCTGCTTCATCCTCCGCGGCGGCTCTGCCAACCAGTGCCAGCTTTGGAATGGCCCGCTCCGCCTCAGCACGTGTCGCGGCTAGGCCCATGCGGACGGCTGCATCCCTGCGTACGTCGTCCAGGTGCACAAGCAACGCAGCCTGGCCGTCAATCTCCGCGGCCGTTTCGTCTCCCCTGAGGCCAAGGGACTCGGCGTCCAGAATGATCAGCGGGGCACCGGCGTCAATAAGTGTGGCCGGAACTTCACGCCCGTCGAACGTCACCTTCTCCACCGGTTCCCCCGTCGGAAACAGCTTCCCGGTGGTCCTGCCTGCGGGATCCAGGAAGCCCATGCCGACGGACAGGCCGGGGAATGGAACGCCCGGAATTACCTGCGTGCCGGGATCCTGAAGTTTGCCGTCCGGGGTGGGAACCTTTTGCAGTATGAGCTGATCGGTGTTGGTGTTCAGTGTCCGGACCGAGGTGCTCTCACGGCCGGCATCCACCCAGCCCCGCTGAATGGCATACGGGGCGACCACGGCTGAGCAGTTGCCGCAGTTGCTGCCCCAGTCCACCCTCTGCTCATCGACGGCGACCTGCGCAAACGTGTAGTCGACGTCGGCCTCGGCGCTGAGGGAACGGGACAGGATAACTGCCTTGCTGGTGGTGGAGGTTCCGCCGCCTACACCGTCGATCTGGCGGTTGTCGGGGCTGCCGAACAGGCGGAGGAGGACTTCGTCGACACTCTTGCCCGGGACCTGGAGGTTGTCCCACTCAAACACCCAGCATTTGCTGGTCCCGCCTCGCATCCACGCTGCTGGGATTCTAAACATGATTGCTTCCACACCTTCCTGGGCCCTTCATTGGGCCTTAACGCCATGCCGGCTGGTCTAAGTGTGATCCGCGGCTCATGTGAATTACAAACGCTAAATTATGCATGAGTATGCACTTTTGCTTCAATCACTGCGCGGAGATCCGGTTAATTTTGCGTGCTTTGCCCTTGGCTCCGGCTCCAAGCCTCCGATACCTCGCCGAATTACCGGTCCCGATGAAGCGTGCGCATAGGATTGTGAGGGGGGAATAAGAAACACTTCAAAGGAGGCGGGCTGTGCTGAACGTCCGAAGGCTCGAATTGTTGCTCGATGTGGTGGAACTGGGATCCATTACCGCTGTTGCTGAAAAGCATGTGTATTCTCCGTCGGGGGTGTCGCAGCAGCTGCGGCGGCTGGAAGCCGAAATCGGCCAGCCGCTTCTGCAGCGGCAGACGCGCGGCATGGTTCCCACCGATGCCGGGCATGTCCTCGCATCACACACCCGCCGTATCCTGCGGCAGATGGCTGCTGCCGAAGCGGACCTGGCGGAAATCGCGGGGCTCCACCGGGGCAGCCTCACCATGGGGACGTTTCCCACCCTGGGCGGGTCATTCCTTCCGATCGTGATCAGCAGGTTCAAGAAGGAATATCCGGCGATAGAGCTGCACGTCCGCAGCAGCCGCTTTGAGGAACTGGTTGAAATGCTCGAAAACGGCCAGGTGGGGATGTCCCTGCTCTGGGACTACGAATGGAACCGGATCAATCCGGAAGACTTTGCCCTCACCACCGTTTTCGAAGACGCAACCGCACTCATCGTCGGCAAGGACCACCGCTTGGCACGCCGGAAGCAGGTGGACATGGCGGACCTGGCCTCGGAGGAATGGATCGTTCGCGGAGATCAGCATCCTGTCGTCGAAGTGCTGCAAAGGAGCGCAAGCGCCGTAGGGTTCACGCCCCGCATCGCTTTCCAGGCCAACGACTACCAGGAAGCGCAGGCCATGGTCAGTGTGGGCCTGGGCATAGCGCTGGCACCCCGAACGGCGGTGGTCAACAAACACCCCGGCGTCAGCATCGTGTCACTCGGCTCGACGGCGCCGTCCCGGCGGGTGCTCCTCGCGCACCGCCACGACAGAGTGCGCGCCGCAGCCGAAATAGCCTTCCAAACGACGCTCCTGGAGGTCGCCAAAGATACAACCGCGGATTTCCGGTGAGGGGTGGCAGGCAGTCGCGACGCTGGTTGTGGATGCTCATCGCATCCGCAGTGCTGTGCCAGATCGCCCTCAATCTGGCGCGGCCACTCATCTCCTACAAGGTGCTGTCCCTCGGCGGCGATTCCGTTGCGGTGGGCCTGACCTCGGCCTCGTTTGCGCTTCTTCCGGTCGCGATCGCCCTGTGGCTCGGGCGGATGTCGGACCGCCGTGCGTCGATGAAGGGAATCACCCTGGCCGGAACGCTCTTGCTCGCAGCCGGTCCGTTCCTCTTGTCCACCGCCCCGTCCCTGCTGCTGGTCGGCGTCGCCAGTGCAGTGCTGGGTATCGGGCACTTGTGCTTCACCATTGCAGGACAGTCCGCCATCGCCAGGTTTGTCCCCCTCAGCCGCATGGACGCAGCCTTCGGCTGGTTCACCGCGGCATTCTCCCTGGGCCAGCTCGTTGGTCCGCTCCTGGCGGGCCTGGCCATGGGATCTGCAGGGAACGCGCCCGCCGACGCCCGGCTTGTGGACGCCAACACGGCGCTGCTGCTCGCTGGTGCAATCTCGATGCTGGCCATTCCGGTCGCCCTGGGCTCCTCGGTGAAGGATCGGGCACCCGCGCGGGAGGCCGCGGACGCGCCGACGCCGCAGAAATCCCCCTCGAAATCCGTGGCCCACCTCCTGGGCATCCCCACGGTGAAGACCAACATGCTGGCCAGCCTTGCACTGCTGGCCACTACCGACATTATTGTTGCGTTCCTCCCGCTCCTGGGAGAAGAGCGCGGGATTGCCCCTATCGGAATTGGCGTTCTGCTGGCCATCCGGGCAGCTGCGTCGATTTCTTCCCGCCTGCTCCTTCCCGTGATGCTGTCCCGCTGGAGCAGGACCGGACTCATCACCGCCAGCCTTGCGGGAGCGGGAACCACCCTTGCGGTTCTGCCATGGGTGTTCTCGAATCCTGTGCCGGCTGCCGTCCTTTTGGCCATCGTGGGATTCTTCCTGGGGCTGGGGCAGCCGATCACGATGACACTCATTACCCAGGCTGTTCCTCCGGAGTCGCGGGGTGCAGCACTGGCACTGCG harbors:
- a CDS encoding Bug family tripartite tricarboxylate transporter substrate binding protein; translation: MTSNKSSLEPPGLSPESTTGQAFGQAEPTEQPDPPKHSRRTILAAVGAFALLGTATTVLGGSLLNPPSSTEDGDFSGETLEFLIPLASGGGTDTWARFIGTELTNYVPGRPGFAPVNEAGGEGILGTNRFARSAKTDGTEILVGTASTVVPWVLGRSAVKYSFEDLKPVVVNGTGGVIYARAEAGVAGVQDLINRDRPLEFGGISATGLDITTLVAFDLLEADVTSTFGFEGRGPVNLALQRGEIDLDYQTTSAYGSAVAGIVKEGKAVVLMSFGQLNDAGDVVRDPNFPDVPTVAEAYETLHGKKPSGEKFEAYKTLLGLTYTYQKGLWVPEETPGKAYELLRQSSEKLGTDPAFQEKASKVLGGYPLVADTGVADRVRDAYTVSSSVRSYVTGLLASKYNIHVE
- a CDS encoding PrpF domain-containing protein, whose product is MFRIPAAWMRGGTSKCWVFEWDNLQVPGKSVDEVLLRLFGSPDNRQIDGVGGGTSTTSKAVILSRSLSAEADVDYTFAQVAVDEQRVDWGSNCGNCSAVVAPYAIQRGWVDAGRESTSVRTLNTNTDQLILQKVPTPDGKLQDPGTQVIPGVPFPGLSVGMGFLDPAGRTTGKLFPTGEPVEKVTFDGREVPATLIDAGAPLIILDAESLGLRGDETAAEIDGQAALLVHLDDVRRDAAVRMGLAATRAEAERAIPKLALVGRAAAEDEADLNVRMLSMGRLHPALAITGSVALTMAAQHEGTVVRELLTADGSSGLIMRTPAGLVQTWAEIRDGVPVVGTIRSSRRIADAELLLPESW
- a CDS encoding LysR family transcriptional regulator translates to MLNVRRLELLLDVVELGSITAVAEKHVYSPSGVSQQLRRLEAEIGQPLLQRQTRGMVPTDAGHVLASHTRRILRQMAAAEADLAEIAGLHRGSLTMGTFPTLGGSFLPIVISRFKKEYPAIELHVRSSRFEELVEMLENGQVGMSLLWDYEWNRINPEDFALTTVFEDATALIVGKDHRLARRKQVDMADLASEEWIVRGDQHPVVEVLQRSASAVGFTPRIAFQANDYQEAQAMVSVGLGIALAPRTAVVNKHPGVSIVSLGSTAPSRRVLLAHRHDRVRAAAEIAFQTTLLEVAKDTTADFR
- a CDS encoding MFS transporter, encoding MLIASAVLCQIALNLARPLISYKVLSLGGDSVAVGLTSASFALLPVAIALWLGRMSDRRASMKGITLAGTLLLAAGPFLLSTAPSLLLVGVASAVLGIGHLCFTIAGQSAIARFVPLSRMDAAFGWFTAAFSLGQLVGPLLAGLAMGSAGNAPADARLVDANTALLLAGAISMLAIPVALGSSVKDRAPAREAADAPTPQKSPSKSVAHLLGIPTVKTNMLASLALLATTDIIVAFLPLLGEERGIAPIGIGVLLAIRAAASISSRLLLPVMLSRWSRTGLITASLAGAGTTLAVLPWVFSNPVPAAVLLAIVGFFLGLGQPITMTLITQAVPPESRGAALALRLLGNRLGQVALPIGAGVLAAPAGPGGALWMSAAVLCAASIRWPRKPNA